One stretch of Aquimarina sp. Aq107 DNA includes these proteins:
- a CDS encoding alkaline phosphatase D family protein: MKTPVSISFFILCILNFVSAQEISQKGNTDFTIAFGSCNKQNSPQPFWKEILKNEPDVFIWGGDNIYGDSDDMSKIADDYKIQNNNLGYQKLKSKVLVMATWDDHDYGKNDVGAEWHKKKESQQLFLDFMGVDKDDQRRQQEGIYASHFFDTSKGSIKVMILDTRYFRDSLRKDITGKKRYVPNDDLKRTILGKKQWIWLEKELKSSQADFNVLVSSIQFLSGEHGWESWANFPNEVLKLEQLISKTEAKNCVILSGDRHISEFSKKNISTIPYPLIDFTSSGLTHAYTKYSGEPNQYRTGKVIAIPSFGILKFDFDRKLVTMQMRGTNNVLLQEIKQEYLKK; encoded by the coding sequence ATGAAAACCCCAGTATCTATTTCCTTTTTTATACTATGTATCTTAAATTTTGTCTCTGCTCAAGAAATTTCTCAAAAAGGAAATACTGATTTTACAATAGCTTTTGGAAGTTGTAATAAACAAAATAGTCCTCAACCATTTTGGAAAGAAATTCTAAAGAACGAACCGGATGTTTTTATTTGGGGAGGAGATAATATTTATGGTGATTCTGATGATATGTCTAAAATTGCTGATGATTATAAAATTCAGAATAATAATTTGGGATATCAAAAATTAAAAAGTAAAGTTCTCGTAATGGCCACTTGGGATGATCACGATTATGGCAAAAATGATGTAGGAGCAGAATGGCATAAGAAAAAAGAAAGTCAACAATTATTTCTTGATTTTATGGGCGTTGATAAAGATGATCAAAGAAGACAGCAGGAAGGAATATATGCATCTCATTTTTTTGACACTTCTAAAGGTAGCATTAAGGTGATGATATTAGATACTCGATATTTTAGAGATTCACTTCGTAAAGATATTACAGGAAAAAAACGTTATGTACCTAATGATGACCTGAAGAGAACAATACTGGGTAAAAAACAATGGATATGGTTAGAGAAAGAATTAAAATCTAGTCAAGCAGATTTTAATGTCCTTGTTAGTAGTATTCAGTTTTTATCCGGAGAACACGGATGGGAAAGTTGGGCTAATTTTCCGAATGAAGTATTAAAATTAGAACAATTAATATCAAAAACAGAGGCTAAGAATTGCGTGATCTTAAGTGGTGATCGTCATATTTCAGAATTTTCAAAAAAGAATATATCTACTATTCCTTACCCTTTAATTGATTTTACTTCTAGCGGGTTAACGCATGCATATACTAAATATAGTGGAGAACCTAATCAATATAGAACTGGAAAAGTAATTGCTATTCCAAGTTTTGGTATCTTAAAATTTGATTTTGACAGGAAATTAGTAACCATGCAAATGCGAGGAACTAATAACGTCTTACTACAAGAAATAAAACAAGAGTATTTAAAAAAATAG